A stretch of Lathyrus oleraceus cultivar Zhongwan6 chromosome 6, CAAS_Psat_ZW6_1.0, whole genome shotgun sequence DNA encodes these proteins:
- the LOC127096712 gene encoding pentatricopeptide repeat-containing protein At3g16610 translates to MISSLFRNTNVNAYLIAFTRQKHSSLFHHLKSPPNLLQTKTLHALLLLLGFFQPSSPPNSLPSHITNLYVNFGSFHYAFLSFTQLPHKSNLAWNSILRALIGSSHFTIAIQFYHSMLRHGVTPDNYTYPLVLKACSSLHALQIGRWVHRTILCSLEKPNLFVQCALVDMFVKCGSLEDARKVFDEMPVRDLASWTALICGTVRNGEWLEGLLLFRKMRLEGLKPDSVIVASVLPVSGRLMDGLKLGMVLQGCGLRSGFDSDLYVSNAIIDMYCKCGYPLEACRVFSYMVCRDTVSWSTLISGYSQNGMYRDSFELYVRMVNMGLTTNEIVVTSVLPALGKLKLLKQGKEMHNFVLKEGLLTDVVVGSALIDMYANCGSIREAKSIFECMSDKDIMLWNSLIVGYNLFGDFQSAFFTVREIWVAEHRPNYITLVSVLPICTQLGALRQGKEIHGYATKSGLGLNLSVGNSLIDMYSKCGFLELGEKVFNQMMVKNVITYNTMISACGAHGLGEKGLAFYEQMKEAGIKPNKVTFISLLSACSHAGLVERGWKLYNSMINDYGIKPDMEHYSCMVDLIGRTGDLDGAYKFITSMHVTPDANVLGSLLGACRLHNKVELAELLAKHIFQLNTKDSGHYVLLSNLYASGKRWEDMSKVRSLIKDKGLEKKPGSSWIQVGHCIFGFHATSIFHPELAKIEETLDSLFLVMKSEDCMLDNLGFCSHVNDQNIT, encoded by the coding sequence ATGATATCCTCCTTGTTTCGCAACACTAATGTCAATGCTTACCTTATCGCATTCACACGTCAAAAACACTCCTCCTTGTTTCATCACCTCAAATCTCCACCCAATCTTCTCCAAACCAAAACCTTACACGCTCTTCTTCTCCTCCTCGGTTTCTTTCAACCATCTTCTCCTCCTAATTCCCTTCCTTCACACATCACCAATCTCTATGTCAACTTCGGTTCCTTCCATTACGCTTTTCTCTCATTCACTCAACTCCCCCACAAGTCCAACCTTGCTTGGAATTCCATTCTCCGAGCTCTTATCGGTTCTAGCCACTTCACCATAGCCATTCAGTTCTATCACTCCATGCTCAGACATGGTGTCACCCCTGATAATTACACGTACCCACTTGTCCTTAAAGCTTGTTCTTCTTTACATGCTCTTCAAATTGGAAGATGGGTTCATCGTACCATCCTCTGCAGTTTAGAAAAGCCTAATCTTTTTGTTCAGTGCGCTTTGGTTGATATGTTTGTTAAATGTGGAAGCTTGGAAGATGCGCGTAAAGTGTTTGATGAAATGCCGGTGAGAGACTTGGCTTCTTGGACTGCGTTGATTTGTGGAACTGTGCGGAATGGTGAGTGGCTTGAAGGGCTTTTGTTGTTTAGAAAGATGAGATTGGAAGGTCTGAAGCCTGATTCGGTTATTGTGGCGTCTGTGTTACCTGTTTCTGGCAGATTAATGGATGGTTTGAAATTGGGGATGGTGCTGCAAGGATGTGGTTTGCGAAGTGGCTTTGACAGTGATTTGTATGTCTCTAATGCTATCATTGACATGTATTGTAAATGTGGTTATCCACTTGAGGCTTGTCGTGTATTTAGTTATATGGTTTGTAGGGATACTGTTTCTTGGAGTACCTTGATTTCTGGTTACTCACAAAATGGCATGTACCGAGATAGCTTTGAACTGTATGTTAGAATGGTGAatatgggtttaacaacaaatgAGATTGTTGTTACTAGTGTTCTTCCTGCTTTGGGAAAACTCAAGTTGTTGAAACAGGGGAAGGAGATGCATAACTTTGTTCTTAAAGAAGGACTTTTAACGGATGTAGTTGTAGGAAGCGCGTTGATTGATATGTATGCTAACTGTGGATCAATCAGGGAAGCGAAGTCAATATTTGAATGCATGTCAGATAAGGATATCATGTTATGGAATTCACTAATTGTTGGGTATAATCTATTTGGTGATTTTCAGTCAGCATTTTTTACCGTAAGAGAAATTTGGGTAGCTGAACATAGGCCAAATTATATAACTTTAGTGAGTGTTCTTCCTATATGCACTCAATTAGGAGCTCTTAGACAGGGAAAGGAAATCCATGGTTATGCAACCAAAAGTGGTCTGGGATTAAATCTTTCTGTTGGAAATTCTCTAATAGATATGTACAGCAAATGCGGATTTTTAGAACTCGGAGAGAAGGTCTTTAACCAAATGATGGTAAAGAATGTAATAACATATAACACTATGATATCTGCTTGTGGAGCTCATGGCCTAGGAGAAAAGGGTTTGGCATTCTACGAGCAAATGAAGGAAGCAGGAATTAAACCAAATAAAGTCACTTTTATTTCACTGTTATCTGCGTGTAGTCATGCAGGTCTTGTTGAAAGAGGTTGGAAGTTATATAATTCAATGATTAATGATTATGGTATTAAGCCAGATATGGAACACTACTCGTGTATGGTGGATCTCATTGGAAGAACAGGAGATCTTGATGGTGCATACAAGTTCATTACAAGCATGCATGTGACCCCTGATGCCAATGTTTTGGGAAGCTTACTTGGTGCGTGTCGACTTCACAACAAAGTGGAGCTGGCTGAGCTCCTTGCAAAGCACATTTTCCAATTAAATACTAAAGATTCAGGCCACTATGTTCTTCTATCAAATTTATATGCCTCTGGGAAACGCTGGGAAGACATGTCAAAGGTGAGAAGCTTGATAAAGGATAAAGGGTTGGAGAAAAAACCAGGAAGTAGCTGGATTCAGGTGGGCCATTGCATTTTCGGCTTCCATGCTACGAGTATCTTTCATCCCGAACTTGCCAAGATTGAAGAAACTCTGGATAGCTTATTCTTGGTGATGAAAAGTGAGGACTGTATGCTGGATAATCTGGGATTTTGTTCTCATGTTAATGACCAAAATATAACTTAA